The Haloarcula sp. CBA1127 genomic interval TCGCTGTGAGCCTCGCCGACCTGTTCCTGATCGTCGATATCGGTGACGTACATCCGGGTCTGGACGACATCCTCGATAGCGGCGTCGAGGGCTGTCAGTGCGTCCGAGACGATGTCGAACGCGTGTTTCGTCTGTTCGTAGGGGTCGCCCGGCGCGACAACTTCGCCATCGTCGTCCGTGGCGATGGTGCCGGCGACGCGGACGGTATCGCCAGTGCGTATCGCCCGCGAGTAGCCGACCTGCTGTTCCCAGGCGGTGCCTGTCGAGGTGCGTTCGCGGCGCATACTCGACGAACACTGCGGACCCCGAAAATCGTTTCTCAAGTTTTAATGTCTGGCCCGGGATACTCATTGACATGAGCAAGGCCACCAAAATCGTCCTCGGAACAATCGGCGTGTCAGCACTGCTGTCGATCGGCATCGTCATCAACCTCGTCCTGTTCTCGGCGTAGATGTTCACCGAGCGTTCACTGTCCGGCGAGCTGCCGGCAGTACGTGCGGCCTACGCCCCCGAGACTCTCGTACTGAACTGCGACCGTGACTTCGAGACGCTGGACCCCGCAGTCGCCGAGGAACTCCTGCTGGTGACAGACAGCCTCGACCAGATTTCCTACGACGGTGCGTGGCTCCCGACCACAGCGCCAGAAGTGCTACAGGAGTACATCGGGAATGACCTCACCATCGGGATGCCCGGCGACGGCGGCGTCGCCTGGACACGCCAGACGGTTCCGCCCTGCGTGTTCGTCAAGCCGCGGCTGGAGACCTCGCCGGACGACTTCGTCTCGTTTCTCGTCGCCGAGGCGCTCGTCGAGGTCAGCCTCGACGAACCCGAGCATTTTCTGGGCTTTTTCGGCGAGCAGTACCCGGAGTTCGTGGCTGCCACAGAGGACCACCTCGATGCGAACGCTCGATACCAGCTCGCAGCGGCGGTGTACACGGCGTACCTCGGGCTCCAGACCCGCGCGGAGTTCGGCGACTGGGCCGACGATTATCCGGATCTGTACGCGGCGTGGGACGACGCCGGCGAACGCCTGCAACCCCGCCTCGACGACCTCCCCAGCGAGATCGCACAGGGCCAGACGGAGTTCGCCGCGGCCGCCGAACTCGCCTGCAGCGGCGTCAAGCACGGACTCGACCTGCCCGCACCGTTTGCCGCGCTCGACACGGACGCCTATCTGGAGTACGGCGCTGACTACGCCGTCCAGTGGGCCGAGACGACGTTCGAGAAGATGGAGTAAGCCTGGTTTGTTTCGGTGGTTCGGCAGAATACGATTTATGACGTTGTGCTACAGCCGTTCCAGCACCGCGTCGGCGTCGTAGTTGAGCGTCAATTCCCGTGAGCGGCCACGGCCTTCGACATTTGTGTAGTCGGCGTCGATGATGTCGAGCTGGTCGAGCTTGTTGATGATCTCGGAGTACCGCGTGTAGCCCAGATCCGTCTGCTCGGAGAAGGCGTCGTAGATGTCGCCGGCCTGCTGGCCGTCGTGGGCGGCGATGACCTCCACGAGCGCGGTCTCCGAGTCTGACAGCTCCCGCAGCCGACGCGAAAGGTGGACGTACTTGGACTTGTCGTAGGCCGCCTCGACATCCTCGGGTTCGACGGAGCGGGAGGCGCGCCGCTCGGCGTTCATTCCGGCCCGGCGCAGGAGGTCGATACCGACCCGAAGGTCACCGCCCTGCTCCTCTGTCAGTTCAGCGACGCGGTCCAGTACCGTAGGGCCGACGACGCCCTCATTGAACCCCCGGTCGGCGCGCTCGCCCAGGATATCTGCAATTTCGGCCTGTCCGTACGGGTTGAAATACACCTCCTCCGGGCGAAATACGGACTGGACGCGTGTATCGAGGGCGTCGATGACGTCTAATTCAAGATCCGAGGAGACGCAGATGACACCGATTTTCGCGCCGGAGTGGGCCTCGTGGGCGCGCAGCAGCGAGTACAGCGTGTCGCTGGCCTCGCTCTCATAGAACAGGTAGTTCACGTCGTCAAGGGCGACGACGAGTACCTCGTCTTCCTCGACCAGTTTATCCGTGATTTGGGAGAACAGCTTCTTGAACGAGATACCTGAAGAGGGTGGCTCGTAGTCGAATATTTCAGCGAACAGGCGAGAGAAGACGGCATAGCGCGTCGAGTCCATCTGGCAGTTCACCCGTACGGTCTTGACATCCGTCTGGGCGGTGAGTTCATCGAACAGGATCTGGACGGCCGTCGTTTTCCCCGTCCCAGGTGGCCCGCGGGCGATGACGTTGAGCGGGCGCGACCCCCGGACGGCTGGCCGGAGTGCGTACTTCAGCGTCTCCATCTGGGTGTCCCGGTGTTTGAACGTCTCCGGGAGCCAGTCGATCTCGAAGACGTGTTCGTCCCGAAAGACGGACTCGTCCCAGCCGAGCATCCGGTCCTCGGGGTCGTCACTCATCACTTTCACCGAGCTTCGCGGCCCACTTAACCATTTGCCACAGCTTCACCCACAGTGACAGGTCAGTGCGTCTCGGGCAGTCGCTACTCGAACTTTCCGAGCAAGTCGCTGTAGAACCCATCGCCATCGTCGGCACCGTCGTCGGCGAGCTTCTCGACGATGAGTTCCGGGGTCGAACGGGCGAGCTTGCCCTTGACCGGCGAGCGCTCGACGCGCAGCTCGCCGTCTTCCAGGCCCTTCGCCTCAATGCCATCGATGCTGATATCGGTTTCAGCGGCCGCGCGGATGTCGCGTGCAAGGTGCGAGACAAAGATAGCCGTGGCCTGCCGTTCACCCAGCGCTTCGAGGATGCCAGCCATAATTTTCGCGCTGGCTCCCGGCTCGGTTATCGATTCGAGTTCGTCGACAAGCACCATCACCGGGCGGTCGTCGGTCCCGGCCGCTGAGTCGCCCGAAGTCACCTCGCTGTCTCCATCCGTCTCGTCCCCCGCTGGCCCCGAACGGTAGTCGACATCAGCGACGAGGTCGCCGAACTCCCGTAGCGTGGCCTCGAACGCGCCGGCGTCCAGCGTCCCCTGGGTCTTGGCGTGGTAGTGGAGTTCGGAAATCCGACCGATTCGGGCCGACTCCGCCGGGACGGGCAGGCCCATGTGGGCTAGGGTCGTCACCAGCGCCACGAGGTCCAGCGTCGACGTTTTGCCACCGCTGTTGACCCCGGAGAGGACCGTCACGCCCTCGACAGTGTAGTCGACGGGCTCGACTTCGTCGAAGGGAACATCGAGCAATGGTGAGCGCCCGCCCTCGATAGCGACGCCCTCGGACTCGGTTAGCTCGGGCATCGTGCAGTCAAAATCGTCGGCAAAGCGGGCGATGGCCAGCTCTACGTCGAGTTCCAGTGCGGCGTCGACCAGCGCCGCGGCATCCGCGCGCATCTCGGCGAGGTCGTCGGCCAGCTCCCGTTTCCGGCGGGTCGCTCGCTGGTCGCGCGCGGCGGTCAGTTCCTCGCGGAGACGGGCAACGACATCCTCGCTGTGTTCGACGGGGTAGGCGGGCTCGTCGGGGAACGCTCGGCGCGCCGTCGCCTCCATGTCCCGGAGCGCCAGCGCGTCGACGAGGTGGTCACGGGCCTTCTCGACGGCGGCGGCGTACTCGTCGGCCAGTTCCCGCTGGAGCAGCGAGTCAACGCCCGCGCCGCGTTCGACCAGCGACAGCAGGTCCGTCCCCTCGATAGTCACGTCCTGCTCCTCGATGGCTTCCCGGAGATGGTCGTTGGCAACGCTTTCAGCCGTCGACACCGCCGCGTCGAGGTCGTCGACAGCAGTGGCGAGCCGGTCGAGTTCCTCGTCGCCGCTGACGCTGCCGTCCGCATCGAGCTGGTCGAGCGCCGACAGGAGCGTCTCTAGGTCACACGGCGCGTCGAGGTCGGCGACGCGGTGGACCTCGGCGGCGGCCCGTATCCGGTCGCGGTTGCGGGCGAAGAAGGTGAGTACGCGTTCCGGAACGACGGATTCGGGCTCTTCGAGCGCGTTGGGCTCCACCCGCACGTCGCCCTCGATATCGACGCCGGCGAAGGCCTCATCCAGCGCGACGACCGTCGAGTACGAGCGGGCGAGTTCGGCCAGTTGGCGGGCGTCGTCGACGACCTCGACACTGACCTCCGGAATCGCGGCCTGTGCGTCGGCGTACCGTTCGGCGTCGCGGGTCGCCAGACAGCGGTCCCGGACCCGCACGTCGCCGGGTTCGGCAAGCGGCTCAACAGCCGAGAGGGCGTCGAGAACTGCCGGGTCAGGCTCGCGGGCCATCGCTGACTCGGCGAACGAGCGGACTTCCTCGATACGGCTGCGGACGCCGCTGGGATAGATTGTCGCCAGTCGCTTCGCGGCGTAGTCGGTCACTGTCCGCTCGGTCAGCAAGGCCAGTGCGTC includes:
- a CDS encoding helix-hairpin-helix domain-containing protein, which translates into the protein MELESVPGVGAKTAAALRELDDPEAALRDGDVASLARAPGISEGRAARIARGAIRAEHDDPGGFTATKRAREIHEDALALLTERTVTDYAAKRLATIYPSGVRSRIEEVRSFAESAMAREPDPAVLDALSAVEPLAEPGDVRVRDRCLATRDAERYADAQAAIPEVSVEVVDDARQLAELARSYSTVVALDEAFAGVDIEGDVRVEPNALEEPESVVPERVLTFFARNRDRIRAAAEVHRVADLDAPCDLETLLSALDQLDADGSVSGDEELDRLATAVDDLDAAVSTAESVANDHLREAIEEQDVTIEGTDLLSLVERGAGVDSLLQRELADEYAAAVEKARDHLVDALALRDMEATARRAFPDEPAYPVEHSEDVVARLREELTAARDQRATRRKRELADDLAEMRADAAALVDAALELDVELAIARFADDFDCTMPELTESEGVAIEGGRSPLLDVPFDEVEPVDYTVEGVTVLSGVNSGGKTSTLDLVALVTTLAHMGLPVPAESARIGRISELHYHAKTQGTLDAGAFEATLREFGDLVADVDYRSGPAGDETDGDSEVTSGDSAAGTDDRPVMVLVDELESITEPGASAKIMAGILEALGERQATAIFVSHLARDIRAAAETDISIDGIEAKGLEDGELRVERSPVKGKLARSTPELIVEKLADDGADDGDGFYSDLLGKFE
- a CDS encoding ORC1-type DNA replication protein, whose amino-acid sequence is MSDDPEDRMLGWDESVFRDEHVFEIDWLPETFKHRDTQMETLKYALRPAVRGSRPLNVIARGPPGTGKTTAVQILFDELTAQTDVKTVRVNCQMDSTRYAVFSRLFAEIFDYEPPSSGISFKKLFSQITDKLVEEDEVLVVALDDVNYLFYESEASDTLYSLLRAHEAHSGAKIGVICVSSDLELDVIDALDTRVQSVFRPEEVYFNPYGQAEIADILGERADRGFNEGVVGPTVLDRVAELTEEQGGDLRVGIDLLRRAGMNAERRASRSVEPEDVEAAYDKSKYVHLSRRLRELSDSETALVEVIAAHDGQQAGDIYDAFSEQTDLGYTRYSEIINKLDQLDIIDADYTNVEGRGRSRELTLNYDADAVLERL
- a CDS encoding RidA family protein; its protein translation is MRRERTSTGTAWEQQVGYSRAIRTGDTVRVAGTIATDDDGEVVAPGDPYEQTKHAFDIVSDALTALDAAIEDVVQTRMYVTDIDDQEQVGEAHSEFFDDVRPVATMVEVSGLATPEAVVEVEAVAQVE